A region of the Numenius arquata chromosome 2, bNumArq3.hap1.1, whole genome shotgun sequence genome:
AGGCCACTGCTGACAGGAACCAGGCAGAATAGGTTGGGCGATGAGGAGTCTGGGATGTGTGAAGTCTAGAACTGTAGCAGCACTAAAGGTAGCACAATGAAGTTTGGAACAACCACAGGGAAGGGTTTACCAATGCTTTCAGGGAGATGAACACCTAACAAACTCGGGTCCTTAATCACATGAACTACTTTACTTCTATAAGGTGCCTGTGGAACATTCACTTGGCCACGGAGTCTGATTCAGCAACAGGGAACTCACCTGTGGGAAATTAATCATCTTCACAGGAATCATGGACTCCAGCAGCCTGCATCACACCAAAGCAGGGAATGACACCAGGAGCAGGGAGGACAACAGGATGGTTAACAAAATGCTTCAAAAGTAAGAAATCCCATACACTCATTACCAGTGTTTTCTGCTGTGGTCATAGGCCCTGGGGGACAGAGATTCCTTCTAAAGGGTCACAAAAGGTAACTAAAGGAGAAGAACCTACTGGGTTAACTCTGCCGGGGGGATTCAATGAAAACGTTTAGGGATCCACTGGGGGTGAGAGCTCATCgacagagcagcaggaaggaaaggcaCCTTTCTTCATCCAGCCGCACAAAACTTTGCCTTTTTGGACACAGCTATGTCGCAAGCCCAACAGAAGCCACATAACGTAGCTGAGCGCTAATAGGCTGAAGAtgctccaaagctcctttttccgCCCTGTGCAGCAATGCCGAGTGACAGGGCGACCGGCCCACCTGGGGGACCTCATTAAGGACAGTGGGACAAAGCACAGTTTGTTTCCCCGTAGCTGAGCCCtgctgcaaggctggcagccCACCCCGGCGTGCTCCCTTTGGTGGCGGGGGAGCAGCCATCCCCCCCCTCTGGCAAGAAGTCGCTGTCCCCTTCCCGGTTCCTTCCCCGGCGGAGGTGGCCCAGGCCGGGCCCTGCCCACCTGGCTCGCACTTGGACAGGCTCCACGTCGAAGTAGGGCCGGAGGATGTCGATGTTGGCATAGAGGCTGAAGGCCCTGGAGGCTTGCCTCTTCCCCACCTGCCACATCTGCGGAGAGAAGGGAGGTGGCAGCGGCCGGCCGGGGCccaccggggctgggggcggcggggtgCCGCACTCACCTGGTCAGCCACCTGCCGGCCCAGCTGCCCCCGCAGCCCCTTCATGCCCAGGAATTCCCCGTCCTCCTCCTCGGCGGCCCCTGCCTCgccgtcctcttcctcctcctccttcatgcGCTGGTGCATCTCCCCCATGTCCTCGAAGCTGGAGCCCGACGTGTCGTCCATGTTCTCCATGTCGATGACGGCGGAGCCGCCACCCTGCGCCGGGGCAAGAAGGCTCGGTCAGCGCCCGCTCGGCTGGGCCCCGCCGCACCGCCGCCACCCCAGCCCGGCCCCACCTGCATGTTGTCCTCGAAGCCGCCCCAGTCGGCGGCGGTACCGCTcctgccgccgcccgccgccgcccccggcgcggACAtggtgcccggcccggcccggcccgcgccgCGCTGGCTGCTGCCGCTCACCCGGATGTGACGTTAGCGGCGGAGCGGCGCCTACACTCTCACGAGGGAGAGCCGCCGTGGCCGCCATCTTGTGTGTGGCGGAGGGCGGGGAAGGGCGCAGCAGGGGCGGGGAACGACAAGACAGCCCGGGGGGGAGCGAGGCGGGCGGGATGCGCAGCTGCGGGGACGCCGGTCCCGTCGGCCGTCGGTGGGAGAGCGCcgcgctccgcgggagcggcgaGGCCACGCGTGGGCGGGCGGAGGCCCGTCACGTGCCGGGGAGCACCGCCCCCCGCTCCACCGCCCCCcgctggcggcggcggccatGGCGGCCAAGCGGCGCACGGACGAGATGCGGGACCGCGTGGTGCTGGGCGAGTTCGGCGTCCGCAACGTGAGCGGGGCGGGACGGGGTGTGGGGTGAGGCGGTTTGAGGGGCCCCCGGCTACCAGCCCCCCTCATGGCGCCACCTGTCCACCTCCTCGCAGGTCCACACCACCGACTTCCCCGGCAACTACCCTGGCTACGAGGACGCTTGGGACCAGCGGCGCTTCGAGGAGGTGGGTGAGGGCCGCCGGCGGCTGGGGCGGCGGTGGGAGtggttgtgtgtatgtgtgtgtgtgggtcccACGCGCGGAGCCCGGCGTGACCGGCGGCGCGTGGCCCTTGCAGGAGTTCCGCGTGGACGTGATCCGCGAGGAGGAGGGCGCGCTGGAGTTCGACATGGTGGGCATCGACGCCGCCATCGCCAACGCCTTCCGCCGCATCCTGCTGGCCGAGGTAGGGCGGcggagggagggtgggcagggaccGAGGGTCgccggggcggtgcggggaggGCACGGGGGTCCCTGCCGAGGAGCGGGGAGGGCCCTGCGTTAGGTCAACCCTTGCGGGCAGCTTCTGGTTTTGgaagagggctacaaagatgattaggggcctggagcatctctcttacgaggaaaggctgagggacttgggtctttttagcctggagaagagaagattgaggggggatctgatcaacacatataaatactcaaagggtgggtgtcagaaggaaggggccagtcttttttcagtagtgcccagcctccaggacaagaggaaacgggcacaaacttgaacagaagaagttccatctaaacatgaggaggaacttctttactttgagggtggcagaccaCTGTGCAgaacacaggctgcccagagaggtggtggagtctctgtccctggagacattcaaaacccgcctggacatgttcctgtgcaacctgctctaggtggacctgctttggcagaggggttggactagatgatctccagaggtcccttccaaccacatgtgattctgtgaattcattCTGCACGTGTCAGGTGCCCAGAGGGAGTTAGGGCCTTAGCAGCATGAGTGATGGCGCTTGTTGCTCTTAAAGTGTGCTATTGGTAGTGTCTGTGGATCAGCCTGCCCATCACTTCTTGTGGTCATtcctttttttacaaaaaaaaaaaaaaggaacagggaaGGGTGTATATTGGGTGTAAGGGTATATTGGGTAGCCAGATTTGGCAGAAATAACACTGAATATTATTTATGGGAGAGAAGGGACACTCTAGCTGGATATTCTGTTGGCCTGTAGCTCAACAGTCATCTTATGCTGACTTTATCTCTCATCTCCTTGAGGTGCCAACAATGGCTGTAGAGAAAGTCTTTGTGTACAACAACACATCCATTGTGCAGGATGAAATTCTTGCTCATCGCTTGGGCCTCGTCCCGATCCGAGCTGACCCTCGACTCTTTGAGTATAGAAACCAAGGTGAGAGTCTTGGATCTAATAGAAATATTGAATGTTTACCCCGGAGTAGGAAATCAGGGTTGCGTAAACAGAGAAAAAGTGTGATTCCATAGAGGCTTATGCTGTTCTCCCCTTCCCAGGAGATGAAGAAGGCACAGAAATTGATACTCTGCAGTtccagctgaaaataaaatgcagccgAAACCCTCAGGCAGCCAAGGAATCATCTGATCCTAATGAACTATATTTCAATCACAAAGGTGAGATCTCTTCTAAAAATAggtgccatttttttcttttttggtcttgGGAGACAGGATTTGGACTGTTCTCTTAGCCCTGTGAGTAAAGAGAGCTGATTCCTTCATtctgcaaaacacattttttgccGTCTCCAGTCCTGTACAGGTCAGCAACCTGTTTTGAGACAGCAGCTGGCTGATGCTTGTGGCTTCTCTTCGCAGTGTACAGTAAACATATGACGTGGGTGCCCTTGGGGAATCAGACAGACCTCTTTCCAGATGCTGACTTCCGACCTGTTCATGATGACATCCTCATTGCACTGTTGCGGCCTGGCCAGGAAATAGATGTGCTTATGCACTGTG
Encoded here:
- the POLR1C gene encoding DNA-directed RNA polymerases I and III subunit RPAC1 isoform X2 — translated: MAAKRRTDEMRDRVVLGEFGVRNVHTTDFPGNYPGYEDAWDQRRFEEEFRVDVIREEEGALEFDMVGIDAAIANAFRRILLAEVPTMAVEKVFVYNNTSIVQDEILAHRLGLVPIRADPRLFEYRNQVYSKHMTWVPLGNQTDLFPDADFRPVHDDILIALLRPGQEIDVLMHCVKGIGKDHAKFSPVATASYRLLPDITLLQPVEDEAAELLQKCFSPGVIEIQNIKGKKVARVANARLDTFSREVFRHEGLKNLVRLARVRNHYIFSVESTGILPPDVLVSEAIKILMGKCQRFLNELDSVHME
- the POLR1C gene encoding DNA-directed RNA polymerases I and III subunit RPAC1 isoform X1; translated protein: MAAKRRTDEMRDRVVLGEFGVRNVHTTDFPGNYPGYEDAWDQRRFEEEFRVDVIREEEGALEFDMVGIDAAIANAFRRILLAEVPTMAVEKVFVYNNTSIVQDEILAHRLGLVPIRADPRLFEYRNQGDEEGTEIDTLQFQLKIKCSRNPQAAKESSDPNELYFNHKVYSKHMTWVPLGNQTDLFPDADFRPVHDDILIALLRPGQEIDVLMHCVKGIGKDHAKFSPVATASYRLLPDITLLQPVEDEAAELLQKCFSPGVIEIQNIKGKKVARVANARLDTFSREVFRHEGLKNLVRLARVRNHYIFSVESTGILPPDVLVSEAIKILMGKCQRFLNELDSVHME